In a genomic window of Chrysemys picta bellii isolate R12L10 chromosome 1, ASM1138683v2, whole genome shotgun sequence:
- the GPR89B gene encoding Golgi pH regulator B isoform X2, with the protein MSFLIDSGIMVTSQVLFFGFGWLFFMRKLFKDYEVRQYVVQVVFSVTFAFSCTMFELIIFEILGVLNSSSRYFHWKLNLCVILLVLVFMVPFYIGYFIVSNIRLLHRQRLLFACVVWLTFMYFFWKLGDPFPILSPKHGILSIEQLISRVGVIGVTLMALLSGFGAVNCPYTYMSYFLRNVTDADILALERRLLQTIDMIISKKKRMAMAHRTMFQRGEVHNKPTGFWGMIKSVTTSASGSENLSLIQQEVDALEELSRQLFLETADLHATKERIEYSKTFQGKYFNFLGYFFSIYCVWKIFMATINIVFDRVGKTDPVTRGIEITVNYLGIQFDASWTRCRRRKGNNREHSRDRLPDLSLGVWTSGWIDLNQGKILVSAHFLYPRWNNHRHLHQRLTDHTHKVLLCHLQQQVLQCYCSAVGTDHGDVLRLFCAPNPDEYAPGVSHYHYGSLGGAAVQFLSPLV; encoded by the exons ATGAGCTTCCTGATCGACTCCGGCATCATGGTCACCTCCCAG GTGCTCTTCTTTGGATTTGGATGGCTGTTCTTCATGCGCAAGCTATTCAAAGACTATGAG GTGCGACAGTATGTGGTGCAGGTGGTCTTCTCTGTGACCTTTGCCTTCTCCTGCACCATGTTTGAACTCATCATCTTTGAGATCCTGGGGGTGCTAAATAGCAG TTCCCGGTATTTTCATTGGAAACTGAACCTGTGTGTGATTTTGCTCGTCCTAGTCTTCATGGTGCCTTTTTATATTGGCTACTTCATTGTGAGCAATATTAGACTAT TGCATAGACAAAGGCTGCTCTTTGCCTGTGTTGTTTGGTTGACATTCATGTATTTCTTCTGGAAACTGGGAGATCCATTTCCTATCCTCAGCCCAAAACATG gaATCCTGTCCATAGAGCAGCTCATTAGCCGAGTGGGTGTGATTGGGGTGACACTCATGGCTCTGCTTTCTGGATTTGGTGCAGTTAACTGTCCATACACATACATGTCCTACTTTCTCAG GAATGTGACAGATGCAGATATTCTAGCCCTGGAGCGCCGTCTCCTACAAACCATAGACATGATCATCAGCAAGAAGAAAAG AATGGCAATGGCCCACAGGACCATGTTCCAAAGAGGGGAAGTGCACAACAAACCCACCGGCTTCTGGGGAATGATAAAAAGTGTTACCACATCAGCCTCTGGCAGTGAAA ATCTGTCCCTTATCCAGCAGGAAGTGGATGCGTTGGAAGAGCTGAGTCGGCAGCTTTTCCTGGAAACTGCTGACCTGCATGCAACTAAG GAGAGAATAGAATACTCCAAAACTTTCCAGGGGAAATACTTTAATTTCCTGGGTTACTTTTTCTCCATCTATTGTGTCTGGAAAATCTTCATG GCAACCATCAATATCGTATTTGATCGAGTTGGGAAGACTGATCCAGTCACAAGAGGAATTGAGATCACTGTAAATTATCTGGGAATCCAGTTTGAT GCTTCCTGGACCAGATGCAGAAGGAGGAAGGGTAATAATAGAGAGCAcagcagagacaggctccctgaTCTCAGTTTAGGTGTCTGGAcctcaggatggattgatttaaatcaag GTAAAATTCTGGTCTCAGCACATTTCCTTTATCCTCGTTGGAATAATCATCGTCACCTCCATCAGAGGCTTACTGATCACACTCACAAAG TTCTTCTATGCCATCTCCAGCAGCAAGTCCTCCAATGTTATTGTTCTGCTGTTGGCACAGATCATG GGGATGTACTTCGTCTCTTCTGTGCTCCTAATCCGGATGAGTATGCCCCCGGAGTATCGCACTATCATTACGGAAGTCTTGGGGGAGCTGCAGTTCAATTTCTATCACCGTTGGTTTGA
- the GPR89B gene encoding Golgi pH regulator B isoform X1 produces MSFLIDSGIMVTSQVLFFGFGWLFFMRKLFKDYEVRQYVVQVVFSVTFAFSCTMFELIIFEILGVLNSSSRYFHWKLNLCVILLVLVFMVPFYIGYFIVSNIRLLHRQRLLFACVVWLTFMYFFWKLGDPFPILSPKHGILSIEQLISRVGVIGVTLMALLSGFGAVNCPYTYMSYFLRNVTDADILALERRLLQTIDMIISKKKRMAMAHRTMFQRGEVHNKPTGFWGMIKSVTTSASGSENLSLIQQEVDALEELSRQLFLETADLHATKERIEYSKTFQGKYFNFLGYFFSIYCVWKIFMATINIVFDRVGKTDPVTRGIEITVNYLGIQFDVKFWSQHISFILVGIIIVTSIRGLLITLTKFFYAISSSKSSNVIVLLLAQIMGMYFVSSVLLIRMSMPPEYRTIITEVLGELQFNFYHRWFDVIFLVSALSSILFLYLAHKQAPEKHMAL; encoded by the exons ATGAGCTTCCTGATCGACTCCGGCATCATGGTCACCTCCCAG GTGCTCTTCTTTGGATTTGGATGGCTGTTCTTCATGCGCAAGCTATTCAAAGACTATGAG GTGCGACAGTATGTGGTGCAGGTGGTCTTCTCTGTGACCTTTGCCTTCTCCTGCACCATGTTTGAACTCATCATCTTTGAGATCCTGGGGGTGCTAAATAGCAG TTCCCGGTATTTTCATTGGAAACTGAACCTGTGTGTGATTTTGCTCGTCCTAGTCTTCATGGTGCCTTTTTATATTGGCTACTTCATTGTGAGCAATATTAGACTAT TGCATAGACAAAGGCTGCTCTTTGCCTGTGTTGTTTGGTTGACATTCATGTATTTCTTCTGGAAACTGGGAGATCCATTTCCTATCCTCAGCCCAAAACATG gaATCCTGTCCATAGAGCAGCTCATTAGCCGAGTGGGTGTGATTGGGGTGACACTCATGGCTCTGCTTTCTGGATTTGGTGCAGTTAACTGTCCATACACATACATGTCCTACTTTCTCAG GAATGTGACAGATGCAGATATTCTAGCCCTGGAGCGCCGTCTCCTACAAACCATAGACATGATCATCAGCAAGAAGAAAAG AATGGCAATGGCCCACAGGACCATGTTCCAAAGAGGGGAAGTGCACAACAAACCCACCGGCTTCTGGGGAATGATAAAAAGTGTTACCACATCAGCCTCTGGCAGTGAAA ATCTGTCCCTTATCCAGCAGGAAGTGGATGCGTTGGAAGAGCTGAGTCGGCAGCTTTTCCTGGAAACTGCTGACCTGCATGCAACTAAG GAGAGAATAGAATACTCCAAAACTTTCCAGGGGAAATACTTTAATTTCCTGGGTTACTTTTTCTCCATCTATTGTGTCTGGAAAATCTTCATG GCAACCATCAATATCGTATTTGATCGAGTTGGGAAGACTGATCCAGTCACAAGAGGAATTGAGATCACTGTAAATTATCTGGGAATCCAGTTTGAT GTAAAATTCTGGTCTCAGCACATTTCCTTTATCCTCGTTGGAATAATCATCGTCACCTCCATCAGAGGCTTACTGATCACACTCACAAAG TTCTTCTATGCCATCTCCAGCAGCAAGTCCTCCAATGTTATTGTTCTGCTGTTGGCACAGATCATG GGGATGTACTTCGTCTCTTCTGTGCTCCTAATCCGGATGAGTATGCCCCCGGAGTATCGCACTATCATTACGGAAGTCTTGGGGGAGCTGCAGTTCAATTTCTATCACCGTTGGTTTGATGTGATATTCCTGGTTAGCGCTCTCTCCAGCATCCTTTTCCTCTACTTGGCACATAAACAGGCCCCAGAGAAGCACATGGCGCTCTGA